A stretch of the Amycolatopsis sp. BJA-103 genome encodes the following:
- a CDS encoding peptidoglycan-binding protein, translating to MLTKVAVLATATALSFGVAAPASAEPAAAAVPAASMEAVLKAAQIDPRRADSALTPGAKDSVLLVEQALAAKGLLDQQYVDGHFGTSTITAYSSYQKSLGYTGIDASGLPGKTSLEKLGDGRYTVTATVSAGSRLTYHGKTMNTRTKAMLVKAEGLLGRQLTITQGSYNPGGVGASAGTHDGGGALDIGVEGMSSATRTDVAKKLRQVGFAAWVRTPAQGFAYHIHAIALSDPDLSSGAQHQAGDYYLGYNGLAGRGSDDGPAVSPKVTWEEYQRA from the coding sequence GTGTTGACCAAGGTAGCCGTGCTCGCGACCGCGACCGCGCTCTCGTTCGGCGTGGCCGCACCGGCCAGTGCCGAACCGGCCGCGGCCGCGGTGCCCGCGGCCAGCATGGAAGCGGTGCTCAAGGCCGCGCAGATCGACCCGCGCCGGGCCGACAGCGCCTTGACCCCCGGGGCCAAGGACAGCGTGCTCCTGGTGGAGCAGGCGCTGGCGGCCAAGGGATTGCTCGACCAGCAGTACGTCGACGGCCACTTCGGCACGTCGACGATCACCGCGTACTCCAGCTACCAGAAGTCGCTGGGGTACACGGGAATCGACGCCTCCGGCCTGCCGGGCAAGACGTCGCTCGAGAAGCTCGGCGACGGCCGGTACACGGTGACCGCGACGGTCTCGGCGGGGAGCCGCCTGACCTACCACGGCAAGACCATGAACACCCGGACCAAGGCGATGCTGGTGAAGGCGGAGGGCCTGCTCGGCAGGCAGCTCACCATCACGCAGGGCTCGTACAACCCCGGCGGTGTCGGCGCTTCGGCCGGTACGCACGACGGCGGCGGCGCGCTCGACATCGGCGTCGAGGGCATGTCTTCGGCCACGCGGACCGACGTCGCGAAGAAGCTGCGTCAGGTGGGCTTCGCGGCTTGGGTCCGGACCCCTGCTCAGGGTTTCGCCTATCACATCCACGCGATCGCACTGTCCGATCCGGACCTGTCGTCCGGCGCGCAGCACCAGGCCGGTGACTACTACCTCGGCTACAACGGCCTCGCGGGCCGCGGTTCCGACGACGGCCCCGCCGTCTCGCCGAAGGTCACCTGGGAGGAGTACCAGCGCGCGTGA
- a CDS encoding cyclodeaminase/cyclohydrolase family protein, which yields MEAQPVGQWLDELASKASTPGGGAAAAMNAAVGAALVSMVCNLTIGKPKYAEHEATMTEALAKAEDLRARALGLAADDAAAFDAVVAAYKLPKATDEEKQARSAAIQAALVGAADVPLRTAALAAEVVDVAASILEGANTNVISDIAVAASSAKSALESAVVNVEVNLASMSDEQLRKETEARLAEHTPAAGRADALVAAVRERIAR from the coding sequence GTGGAGGCTCAACCGGTCGGTCAGTGGCTCGACGAGCTGGCTTCGAAGGCCTCGACGCCCGGTGGTGGCGCGGCGGCCGCGATGAACGCCGCCGTGGGTGCCGCCCTGGTCTCCATGGTGTGCAACCTGACCATCGGCAAGCCGAAGTACGCCGAGCACGAGGCGACGATGACCGAGGCCCTCGCCAAGGCCGAAGACCTCCGCGCCCGCGCGCTCGGCCTCGCCGCCGACGACGCCGCCGCGTTCGACGCCGTGGTCGCCGCCTACAAGCTCCCCAAGGCGACCGACGAGGAGAAGCAGGCCCGCAGCGCCGCCATCCAGGCCGCCCTGGTCGGCGCGGCCGACGTCCCGCTGCGGACGGCCGCCCTCGCCGCCGAGGTCGTCGATGTCGCCGCCTCGATCCTCGAAGGCGCCAACACCAACGTCATCTCCGACATCGCGGTCGCCGCCTCCTCCGCCAAGTCCGCGCTCGAGTCGGCCGTGGTCAACGTCGAGGTCAACCTCGCGTCGATGTCCGACGAGCAGCTGCGCAAGGAGACCGAAGCCCGGCTCGCCGAGCACACCCCCGCCGCCGGGCGCGCCGACGCGCTCGTCGCCGCCGTCCGCGAGAGGATCGCCCGATGA
- a CDS encoding bifunctional 5,10-methylenetetrahydrofolate dehydrogenase/5,10-methenyltetrahydrofolate cyclohydrolase: protein MTLIDGRAIAAAITAEVTETAAKLRESGTAPTLAVLVPTDDDATAWYVRSIERAAKKVGVDCRVVQLEKPTGEDVTRELDKLSADPSVHGIICQTPLPEGVTLDHVGAHIDPAKDVDGANPVSLGRLTAGLPTYAPATAAAVLEILKREQVALSGAQVAVVGRSTVVGKPAALLLLGENATVTVCHSRTKDLAAVTRTADVLVVAVGRAHFVGADHVKPGAVVIDVGTNPTPEGGLVGDVDQAAVEGIAGSITPVPGGVGPVTTSLLLRHTVTAAQA, encoded by the coding sequence ATGACGCTGATCGACGGGCGCGCGATCGCCGCCGCCATCACCGCCGAGGTCACCGAGACCGCCGCCAAGCTGCGCGAGTCGGGCACCGCTCCGACGCTGGCCGTGCTCGTGCCGACCGATGATGACGCCACCGCCTGGTACGTGCGCTCGATCGAGCGCGCCGCGAAGAAGGTCGGCGTCGACTGCCGGGTGGTCCAGCTCGAGAAGCCGACCGGCGAGGACGTCACCCGCGAACTCGACAAGCTGTCCGCGGACCCCTCGGTGCACGGCATCATCTGCCAGACCCCGCTGCCCGAGGGCGTGACGCTCGACCACGTCGGCGCGCACATCGACCCCGCCAAGGACGTCGACGGCGCCAACCCGGTCAGCCTCGGCCGCCTCACCGCGGGCCTCCCGACCTACGCTCCCGCGACCGCCGCCGCGGTGCTGGAGATCCTGAAGCGTGAGCAGGTCGCCCTGTCCGGCGCTCAGGTCGCCGTCGTGGGCCGCTCGACCGTCGTCGGCAAGCCCGCCGCGCTCCTGCTGCTCGGCGAGAACGCGACCGTGACCGTCTGCCACTCCCGCACCAAGGACCTCGCGGCGGTCACCAGGACCGCGGACGTCCTGGTCGTGGCCGTCGGCCGCGCGCACTTCGTCGGCGCGGACCACGTCAAGCCCGGCGCCGTGGTGATCGACGTCGGCACCAACCCGACGCCCGAAGGCGGGCTCGTCGGCGACGTCGATCAGGCCGCGGTCGAGGGGATCGCGGGCTCGATCACGCCGGTCCCCGGCGGCGTCGGCCCGGTCACCACTTCGCTGCTGCTGCGGCACACGGTCACCGCCGCGCAGGCCTGA
- a CDS encoding TetR/AcrR family transcriptional regulator — protein MPTGVALRAVRAQLFDAAERVLLRDGPSGLTSRAVTTEADCAKGVLHRHFDDFDAFLAEFVLDRVEKLDEESLHQAVGTGTVVDNLAEALTAVFESVAVAIVPLVIFRDELRARLRREWPAGVPVLTQAAVMIAGYLKAEREAGRIAEDADVDTLAATLIGATHLLFADRTGARPEAAQVRKTVAAVVGSGVRPARR, from the coding sequence ATGCCGACCGGGGTGGCCCTGCGCGCCGTGCGCGCGCAGTTGTTCGACGCCGCTGAACGCGTTCTGCTGCGAGACGGGCCGAGCGGTCTCACCAGCCGCGCGGTGACCACCGAGGCGGACTGCGCGAAAGGCGTGCTGCACCGGCACTTCGACGACTTCGACGCGTTCCTCGCCGAGTTCGTGCTGGACCGGGTCGAGAAGCTGGACGAAGAGAGCCTTCACCAGGCCGTCGGTACCGGAACGGTCGTCGACAACCTCGCGGAGGCACTCACGGCGGTGTTCGAATCGGTCGCGGTCGCGATCGTCCCGCTCGTGATCTTCCGCGACGAACTCCGTGCCCGGTTGCGCCGCGAGTGGCCGGCCGGGGTCCCGGTGCTGACGCAGGCGGCCGTGATGATCGCCGGTTATCTCAAGGCGGAACGCGAAGCGGGCAGGATCGCCGAGGACGCCGACGTCGACACGCTCGCGGCGACGCTCATCGGCGCGACGCATCTGCTGTTCGCCGATCGCACGGGTGCCAGGCCGGAGGCGGCCCAGGTCCGGAAGACCGTGGCCGCCGTCGTCGGCTCCGGGGTCAGGCCTGCGCGGCGGTGA
- a CDS encoding class I SAM-dependent methyltransferase — MDAERYDRTRPAYPPELIDHLVAAAPGLETLDVGVGTGIEARQFQAAGCHVLGIEPDPRMAEFARRSGIDVEVAKFEAWEPAGRRFDLLVSGQAWHWVDPVAGAAKAAEALRPGGVWAAFWHVPEPPEEVTDALADAYRRFVPDAPIDLKSVPKQPADPYGPLIAKVADGLHEAGGFREPERIRHDWDRVHTRDEWLDQLPTFGSLTWVEPGAQQQILAEVGEAIDRLGGRFTTRYATVTITAVRD, encoded by the coding sequence GTGGACGCCGAACGCTACGACCGGACCAGGCCCGCCTATCCCCCGGAACTCATCGACCACCTCGTCGCGGCCGCTCCCGGCCTCGAAACCCTCGACGTCGGCGTCGGCACCGGAATCGAAGCGCGCCAGTTCCAGGCGGCGGGCTGTCACGTGCTGGGCATCGAACCGGACCCGCGGATGGCCGAATTCGCCCGCCGGAGCGGGATCGACGTCGAGGTCGCGAAGTTCGAGGCCTGGGAACCCGCCGGACGCCGGTTCGACCTGCTCGTCTCCGGGCAGGCCTGGCACTGGGTCGACCCGGTGGCAGGCGCCGCCAAGGCCGCCGAAGCCCTCCGGCCGGGCGGGGTCTGGGCCGCGTTCTGGCACGTGCCCGAACCACCGGAAGAGGTCACGGACGCCCTCGCGGACGCGTACCGCCGGTTCGTCCCCGATGCCCCGATCGACCTCAAGAGTGTGCCGAAACAGCCCGCGGACCCGTATGGGCCGCTCATCGCGAAGGTCGCCGACGGCCTGCACGAAGCAGGCGGCTTCCGCGAACCGGAGCGAATCCGCCACGACTGGGATCGGGTCCACACCCGCGACGAATGGCTGGACCAGCTCCCGACGTTCGGCTCGCTCACCTGGGTCGAACCCGGTGCGCAGCAACAGATCCTCGCCGAAGTCGGCGAGGCGATCGACCGGCTGGGCGGCCGGTTCACCACCCGCTACGCCACCGTCACGATCACCGCGGTCCGGGACTGA
- a CDS encoding cellulose binding domain-containing protein, translating into MTRKRLLAAIAATASVAGLFGAVVSAEAAAPSLSAVFAQSSAWDSGYGGKYTLTNAGDANSTQWTIEFDLPAGTAITASWSSVLTRTGQHYKVTNAGFNGTIKPGGTASFGFNTAGLGLPTGCTVNGSPCGGGAPTTTTPPSTTTTTSKPPTTTTTVPAGDVVDVDTAAELQAALAAASPGQTIRLAAGTYRGSFMATKPGTAGAPITVTGPSTAVLINDGPSGEAPSCPAPTAGWDSGYGFWLYGAPYWHLQGFTVQESKKGIVADNSHHTVIDGVRVHRIDEEAVHFRRSSADSVIRDSTISHTGLVQAGYGEGVYLGSANSNWACHGNSGGVDRSDRIQVLGNHIGPYVAAEGIDVKEGTEGGVIRGNTFDGQGISGQNSADSWVDVKGFGYVIEDNTGTFAAPGTFVNGYETHNPGTTPSFPNGCGNVWRGNKSDLGGVGQYAIKITSTSKCPERPNVVHASNTVSRAVNGLTNIPVTP; encoded by the coding sequence ATGACGAGGAAACGACTGCTCGCCGCGATCGCGGCCACGGCGTCGGTGGCGGGCCTGTTCGGCGCCGTCGTCTCCGCCGAGGCCGCCGCGCCCAGCCTGTCCGCCGTGTTCGCCCAGAGTTCGGCCTGGGACAGCGGATACGGCGGGAAGTACACACTGACCAACGCCGGGGACGCGAACAGTACACAGTGGACGATCGAGTTCGATCTGCCCGCCGGGACGGCGATCACCGCGTCGTGGAGTTCGGTGCTGACCAGGACCGGGCAGCACTACAAGGTCACCAACGCCGGCTTCAACGGCACGATCAAACCCGGCGGGACGGCGAGCTTCGGCTTCAACACCGCCGGACTGGGCCTGCCGACCGGATGCACGGTCAACGGCAGCCCGTGCGGGGGAGGGGCGCCGACCACCACCACGCCGCCGAGCACGACGACCACCACGAGCAAACCACCGACCACCACGACGACCGTGCCCGCGGGCGATGTCGTCGACGTCGACACGGCGGCGGAGCTGCAGGCCGCTCTGGCGGCCGCGAGCCCTGGTCAGACCATCCGGCTTGCCGCCGGAACCTACCGGGGTTCCTTCATGGCCACGAAACCCGGGACGGCCGGTGCGCCGATCACGGTGACCGGGCCGTCGACGGCGGTCCTGATCAACGACGGCCCCTCGGGTGAGGCACCTTCCTGCCCGGCGCCGACGGCGGGCTGGGACTCCGGGTACGGATTCTGGCTCTACGGTGCGCCGTACTGGCACCTCCAGGGTTTCACCGTGCAGGAGTCGAAGAAGGGCATCGTCGCCGACAACTCGCACCACACCGTGATCGACGGGGTACGGGTGCACCGGATCGACGAAGAGGCCGTCCACTTCCGGCGTTCGTCGGCCGACAGCGTCATCCGTGACTCGACGATCAGCCACACCGGCCTCGTGCAGGCGGGCTACGGCGAGGGCGTCTACCTCGGCTCGGCGAACTCGAACTGGGCGTGCCACGGCAACTCCGGCGGAGTCGACCGCAGCGACCGGATCCAGGTGCTCGGCAACCACATCGGACCGTACGTCGCCGCGGAGGGCATCGACGTCAAGGAAGGCACCGAAGGCGGCGTCATCCGGGGCAACACCTTCGACGGCCAAGGGATCTCCGGGCAGAACTCGGCCGATTCCTGGGTCGACGTCAAGGGATTCGGTTACGTCATCGAGGACAACACCGGCACCTTCGCCGCACCGGGGACGTTCGTGAACGGCTACGAGACGCACAACCCCGGCACCACCCCGTCCTTCCCCAACGGCTGCGGGAACGTCTGGCGGGGCAACAAGTCCGATCTCGGCGGCGTGGGCCAGTACGCCATCAAGATCACGTCGACTTCGAAGTGCCCGGAACGGCCCAACGTCGTCCACGCGTCCAACACCGTGTCCAGGGCGGTGAACGGGCTGACCAACATCCCCGTCACGCCTTGA
- a CDS encoding cellulose binding domain-containing protein, with the protein MSRKSPLRRAVLPAVAAVVATAALLQVPPDVADAAPGPGALTGLDVGAANRRAPVAGLYDWSKAGYRGGATLPGSGEVNPNAACQVTAAELAAQYNVEPDDGADDTNGIQAAIDGIKSACSPSGSYTKLSTITFPAGRFDVTHEIHVDADYLILRGAGKDATKFVYRPDANTRYDTLTPDGSDWDEDGMTSGAGKGGWLWPGRGLFRVQSRGVHSSYASDHTSAPANRKDIFEGTINVHWKAGVKLRGKPGDTAFAARTGDRVVHLASSGALTSLAAGSLVNIRAANSQKFYEQQQATPTTFPLLNMHMRQQIFTIAALDTSARTITLDKPLEYDVPVNSTSDGSAPIDGATYDSKAAPLVDPVLGVGFENLGFTQDMPGLNPAEANNNYGNMAPAAEMHGIVFKWAANSWVRGIRADLTGSHPIVTEEAKNLQIVDNELNGSWNKGKGGNGYFRGSRVWDSLYAGNTSTLLRHFTFQWSASGNVVIGNSFDSDLNLHGGWERNNLFELNTVKVPYAHRSGNCRANCGEEGGGGPDDSNWFPIWWGAGKKAVKWSGATGPRNVFFNNAMTKQLTDNGPYNDFYADRHRVYAFGWDGTAYKHLDVGGTPIADWAKNEQRDYTGGHGVDATKTDAAPSLFLKSVDGTPPSSSTGQTSTPTTPITPTSTTPTTTTSSNPGGCLTAAFARKSVWDSGYGAGFTITNSCSAAVGSWAVEFDLPAGTTVSSSWSSVLTKTGQHHRFGNASHNGSVKPGGTATFGFNAAGQALPVACSIAGTKCGGTE; encoded by the coding sequence GTGTCCCGAAAAAGTCCTCTTCGTCGTGCCGTCCTCCCGGCGGTCGCCGCCGTGGTCGCCACCGCCGCACTCCTGCAGGTACCGCCCGACGTGGCGGACGCGGCGCCGGGGCCCGGCGCGCTGACCGGCCTCGATGTCGGCGCGGCCAACCGCCGCGCGCCGGTCGCGGGACTCTACGACTGGTCCAAGGCCGGGTACCGGGGCGGCGCCACGCTGCCCGGCTCCGGTGAAGTGAATCCGAACGCCGCCTGCCAGGTCACCGCCGCGGAACTGGCGGCCCAGTACAACGTCGAACCCGACGACGGCGCCGACGACACGAACGGGATCCAGGCGGCGATCGACGGGATCAAGAGCGCGTGCTCGCCGTCGGGGAGCTACACCAAGCTGAGCACGATCACCTTCCCGGCAGGCCGGTTCGACGTCACGCACGAGATCCACGTCGACGCCGACTACCTGATCCTGCGCGGCGCGGGCAAGGACGCGACGAAGTTCGTCTACCGGCCCGACGCGAACACCCGGTACGACACCCTCACCCCGGACGGTTCCGACTGGGACGAGGACGGGATGACCTCGGGCGCGGGCAAGGGCGGCTGGCTCTGGCCGGGGCGCGGGCTGTTCCGTGTCCAGTCCAGGGGAGTGCACTCGTCCTACGCGAGCGACCACACCTCGGCGCCCGCCAACCGCAAGGACATCTTCGAAGGGACGATCAACGTCCACTGGAAGGCCGGGGTGAAGCTGCGCGGCAAACCGGGTGACACCGCGTTCGCCGCGCGGACGGGGGACCGTGTCGTCCACCTGGCGAGCAGCGGCGCCCTGACCTCGCTCGCCGCCGGGAGTCTGGTGAACATCCGCGCGGCCAACTCGCAGAAGTTCTACGAGCAGCAGCAGGCGACGCCGACCACGTTCCCGTTGCTGAACATGCACATGCGCCAGCAGATCTTCACCATCGCGGCGCTCGACACGTCCGCGCGCACCATCACCCTCGACAAACCGCTCGAGTACGACGTCCCGGTGAACTCCACTTCGGACGGTTCGGCCCCGATCGACGGCGCCACCTACGACTCGAAGGCGGCGCCGCTGGTCGATCCGGTGCTCGGCGTCGGATTCGAGAATCTCGGCTTCACGCAGGACATGCCCGGCCTGAACCCGGCCGAGGCGAACAACAACTACGGGAACATGGCGCCCGCCGCCGAGATGCACGGGATCGTGTTCAAGTGGGCGGCGAACTCCTGGGTCCGCGGCATCCGCGCCGACCTGACCGGATCGCATCCGATCGTCACCGAGGAGGCCAAGAACCTCCAGATCGTCGACAACGAACTCAACGGCTCGTGGAACAAGGGCAAGGGCGGCAACGGCTACTTCCGCGGCTCCCGGGTCTGGGACTCGCTCTACGCCGGGAACACCTCCACCCTGTTGCGGCACTTCACCTTCCAGTGGTCCGCCTCGGGCAACGTGGTGATCGGCAACTCGTTCGACTCCGACCTGAACCTGCACGGCGGCTGGGAACGCAACAACCTCTTCGAGCTCAACACGGTCAAGGTCCCCTACGCGCACCGCTCCGGGAACTGCCGGGCCAACTGCGGTGAAGAGGGCGGCGGCGGTCCCGACGACTCGAACTGGTTCCCGATCTGGTGGGGCGCGGGCAAGAAGGCCGTCAAATGGTCGGGTGCCACCGGCCCTCGCAACGTGTTCTTCAACAACGCCATGACCAAACAGCTCACGGACAACGGCCCGTATAACGACTTCTACGCCGACCGCCATCGCGTGTACGCCTTCGGGTGGGACGGCACCGCGTACAAGCACCTCGACGTCGGAGGCACGCCGATCGCCGACTGGGCGAAGAACGAGCAGCGGGACTACACCGGAGGACACGGGGTCGACGCGACCAAGACCGACGCCGCGCCGTCGCTGTTCCTGAAGTCCGTCGACGGGACTCCGCCGTCCTCGTCGACAGGCCAGACCTCGACGCCGACCACGCCGATCACACCGACCTCGACGACGCCGACCACCACGACCAGCTCGAATCCCGGCGGTTGCCTGACGGCGGCGTTCGCCCGTAAGTCGGTGTGGGACAGCGGCTACGGGGCCGGTTTCACCATCACCAACAGCTGTTCGGCGGCGGTAGGTTCGTGGGCGGTCGAGTTCGACCTGCCCGCGGGGACGACGGTCAGCAGTTCCTGGAGTTCGGTGCTGACCAAGACCGGCCAGCACCACCGGTTCGGGAACGCGTCGCACAACGGAAGCGTCAAACCCGGCGGCACGGCGACGTTCGGCTTCAACGCCGCCGGTCAGGCACTCCCGGTCGCGTGTTCGATCGCCGGAACGAAATGCGGAGGCACGGAATGA
- a CDS encoding nuclear transport factor 2 family protein, with amino-acid sequence MSTDESRIRTLIEDWAKAVHAGDLDAVLAGHTGDIVMFDVPPPYEGVLGIDAYRETWPSFFIWQATGASFEIVSLDVTAGEEVAFAHALLRCGTAEDFERNPANRLRLTFGLRKESGRWLVAHEHHSFPAEAGSD; translated from the coding sequence ATGAGTACCGACGAAAGCCGGATCCGCACCCTCATCGAGGACTGGGCCAAGGCCGTGCACGCCGGCGATCTCGACGCCGTTCTCGCCGGGCACACCGGCGACATCGTGATGTTCGACGTCCCGCCGCCCTACGAAGGCGTTCTCGGCATCGACGCCTACCGCGAAACCTGGCCGTCCTTCTTCATCTGGCAGGCGACGGGCGCGTCGTTCGAGATCGTCTCGCTCGACGTCACCGCGGGCGAGGAGGTCGCGTTCGCGCACGCCCTGCTGCGCTGCGGCACGGCCGAGGATTTCGAGCGGAACCCGGCGAACCGGCTGCGGCTGACCTTCGGGCTGCGCAAGGAGTCCGGCCGCTGGCTCGTCGCGCACGAGCACCATTCGTTCCCGGCCGAGGCCGGTTCGGACTGA
- a CDS encoding RNA-binding S4 domain-containing protein translates to MESTRVDRWLWAVRLTKTRPDAAAACRGGHVRVNGKPAKPATTVVAGDEVRARVNDTTRILEVTRVIQKRVGAADAATCFIDRTPAPPPESAVPVARRERGAGRPTKRERRVLDRFRTGEN, encoded by the coding sequence GTGGAGTCCACTCGAGTTGATCGCTGGCTGTGGGCCGTCCGGCTGACCAAGACGCGCCCCGATGCCGCCGCCGCGTGCCGCGGCGGCCATGTCCGCGTCAACGGCAAACCCGCCAAACCCGCGACGACGGTCGTGGCGGGCGACGAGGTGCGCGCCCGGGTCAACGACACCACGCGGATCTTGGAAGTGACGCGGGTGATCCAGAAACGGGTCGGTGCAGCCGACGCCGCGACCTGTTTCATCGACCGGACGCCCGCGCCGCCGCCCGAGTCCGCCGTGCCGGTCGCGCGGCGGGAGCGGGGCGCGGGACGCCCGACCAAACGGGAACGCCGGGTGCTCGACCGTTTCCGTACCGGTGAGAACTGA
- a CDS encoding GMC oxidoreductase, translating to MGATALGGTAFASAENRPSAKSSIADAARIPALVVGSGYGGCVAALRLAEAGVDVHLVELGKAWDTPGTDGKIFANTTTPDYRSFWLRTRTKQPLSNFLGFPLDKDVPRHTGILDAEEFSGITVYQGRGVGGGSLVNGGMAVTPKRENFASVLPTVNADEMYGVYYPRANTGLGVATIDQNWFETAECYQYARVGRKHAQRSGFPFLFVPDVYDWDYMKKEQAGTVPRSALAGEILYGNNAGKKSLQQTYLPRIKATGRVTISSLHRVTSVTPSSGGGYTVVMEQLDTAGTVTATKSVTADKVFFAAGSVGTSKLLVKLKATGALPNLSTEVGKGWGDNGNVMCGRANHMWDATGALQSSIPTAGIDNWAAGGAFAEVAPLPTGIETYASFYLSITKNPNRAAFSWNASTNKVDLDWQTAWKQPSINMAKTIFDKINSKEGTIYRTDLFGLYKIWGDHLTYHPLGGAVLGKATDNYGRLNGYPGLYVIDGALIPGNTSVNPFVTITALAERNIEKILATDL from the coding sequence TTGGGGGCAACAGCCCTGGGTGGGACCGCCTTCGCCTCCGCTGAGAACAGGCCGTCGGCGAAGAGTTCGATCGCGGACGCCGCGCGAATCCCGGCGCTCGTCGTCGGTTCCGGATACGGCGGCTGCGTCGCCGCGCTCCGGCTCGCCGAAGCGGGCGTCGACGTCCACCTGGTCGAGCTCGGCAAGGCGTGGGACACCCCGGGCACGGACGGCAAGATCTTCGCCAACACCACCACCCCGGACTACCGGTCCTTCTGGCTGCGGACGCGGACCAAGCAGCCGCTGAGCAACTTCCTCGGCTTCCCGCTGGACAAGGACGTCCCGCGCCACACCGGTATCCTCGACGCCGAAGAGTTCAGCGGCATCACCGTCTACCAGGGCCGCGGTGTCGGCGGCGGTTCACTGGTCAACGGCGGGATGGCCGTCACGCCGAAGCGCGAGAACTTCGCTTCGGTCCTGCCGACGGTCAACGCCGACGAGATGTACGGCGTCTATTACCCGCGTGCCAACACGGGGCTCGGCGTCGCCACCATCGACCAGAACTGGTTCGAAACCGCCGAGTGCTACCAGTACGCGCGGGTCGGCCGGAAACACGCGCAGCGATCGGGTTTCCCGTTCCTGTTCGTTCCGGACGTGTACGACTGGGACTACATGAAGAAGGAGCAGGCGGGCACGGTGCCGAGGTCCGCGCTGGCCGGGGAGATCCTCTACGGCAACAACGCGGGCAAGAAGTCGTTGCAGCAGACCTATCTCCCGCGGATCAAGGCGACAGGACGGGTGACGATCTCGTCGCTGCACCGCGTCACGTCGGTCACGCCGTCGTCCGGCGGCGGGTACACCGTCGTGATGGAGCAGCTCGACACGGCAGGCACGGTGACCGCGACGAAATCCGTGACCGCGGACAAGGTGTTCTTCGCCGCGGGCAGTGTCGGCACGAGCAAGCTGCTGGTCAAGCTCAAGGCCACCGGCGCACTGCCCAACCTCAGCACCGAGGTCGGCAAGGGCTGGGGCGACAACGGGAACGTCATGTGCGGCCGGGCGAACCACATGTGGGACGCCACGGGCGCGCTGCAGTCGTCCATCCCCACCGCGGGCATCGACAACTGGGCCGCGGGCGGCGCGTTCGCCGAGGTCGCGCCGCTGCCGACCGGAATCGAGACCTACGCCTCGTTCTACCTGTCCATCACCAAGAACCCCAACCGGGCGGCGTTCTCGTGGAACGCGAGTACGAACAAGGTCGACCTCGACTGGCAGACAGCCTGGAAACAGCCGTCGATCAACATGGCGAAGACCATCTTCGACAAGATCAATTCCAAGGAGGGGACGATCTACCGGACCGACCTCTTCGGGCTGTACAAGATCTGGGGCGACCATCTCACCTACCACCCGCTCGGCGGCGCGGTACTGGGCAAGGCGACCGACAATTACGGCAGGCTCAACGGCTATCCGGGGCTTTACGTGATCGACGGCGCGCTGATTCCGGGTAATACCTCGGTGAACCCGTTCGTCACCATCACCGCGCTGGCGGAGAGGAACATCGAAAAGATCCTCGCCACCGATCTCTGA
- a CDS encoding carboxymuconolactone decarboxylase family protein yields the protein MNIDIPEGKDPIGYVWGEMVPGIGVAASNFSLAVYSHTTLGLREFEAARLRTAQINGCVFCLDWRTERDGVKVEEEFADAVTEWRTTEAFDERTRLAAEYAERYALDHHGIDDEFWKRMGEHYSQAEIVELSMSIGAWLAFGRLNHVLGIDTVCVLPKI from the coding sequence ATGAACATCGACATTCCCGAGGGCAAGGACCCGATCGGCTACGTGTGGGGCGAGATGGTGCCCGGCATCGGTGTCGCGGCGTCGAACTTCTCACTCGCGGTCTACTCGCACACCACGCTGGGGCTCCGCGAGTTCGAGGCGGCGCGACTGCGGACCGCGCAGATCAACGGCTGTGTCTTCTGCCTGGACTGGCGGACCGAACGCGACGGAGTGAAGGTCGAAGAGGAGTTCGCCGACGCGGTGACCGAGTGGCGCACCACCGAGGCGTTCGACGAACGTACCCGGCTGGCCGCCGAGTACGCCGAACGCTACGCGCTCGATCACCACGGAATCGACGACGAATTCTGGAAGCGGATGGGCGAGCACTACAGTCAGGCGGAAATCGTCGAATTGAGCATGAGCATCGGTGCCTGGCTCGCCTTCGGACGGCTGAACCATGTGCTGGGAATCGACACCGTTTGCGTTCTGCCGAAGATTTGA